Proteins encoded together in one Gigantopelta aegis isolate Gae_Host chromosome 8, Gae_host_genome, whole genome shotgun sequence window:
- the LOC121378635 gene encoding iduronate 2-sulfatase-like encodes MAVSWIIGIVCVVIPVHCRMNVLFLVSDDMRPELGAYYGTDFPSPVHPQMHTPTLDALSKKSLLLKRAYVQQAVCSPSRTSLLTGRRPDTTHVYDLIHYFRKVGGNFTTIPEYFKINGYRTIGMGKIFHPGRASGWDDPISWTDPYFHGKQPREYNTGNSWMSVPESEWSKKPILDTQNTNHGIAVLREVAPKARSGEQPFFVAVGIHKPHLPFVFPDTFLKYYPQDAIRLPPNPYAPNDMPAVAWYKYGGLRSYKDINALHASGDINTTLPNDVVLYLRRAYYSALSYTDYELGRVIAELESLGLANNTIISFWGDHGWQLGEHGEWCKQTNFELATHAPMMIHVPGLTDHGIVTEQLTEFVDLFPTLVEAAGLPPLPLCPADSADIRLCREGMSLVPLMKDPTATWKTAAFSQYPREENFIKIMGYTMRTNRYRYTEWPRFSGKPDYKPDWTTLFGAELYDHVTDPEENVNLANDPAYRDLRNELSEQLRAGWRSVMPGVN; translated from the coding sequence ATGGCGGTGTCGTGGATTATTGGCATTGTTTGCGTGGTGATCCCAGTTCACTGCAGAATGAACGTACTCTTCCTTGTGTCTGACGACATGCGACCGGAACTGGGAGCTTACTACGGGACAGACTTCCCTTCCCCGGTCCACCCTCAGATGCACACACCCACGCTGGATGCACTGTCGAAAAAAAGTCTTCTACTAAAGCGCGCGTACGTGCAACAAGCCGTCTGCTCTCCGAGTAGAACGTCACTGCTGACTGGCAGACGACCGGACACCACGCACGTTTACGATCTAATTCACTACTTCCGAAAGGTCGGGGGAAACTTCACCACAATACCCGAGTACTtcaaaattaatggatacagaACCATAGGAATGGGTAAGATATTCCACCCAGGTCGAGCTTCTGGCTGGGATGACCCCATCTCGTGGACAGATCCGTATTTCCACGGAAAACAACCACGAGAATACAACACCGGCAACAGCTGGATGTCGGTACCAGAATCTGAGTGGTCCAAAAAGCCAATACTGGACACTCAGAACACCAACCATGGTATCGCAGTACTTCGTGAAGTGGCCCCTAAAGCCAGGAGTGGAGAACAACCTTTCTTTGTAGCAGTTGGTATTCACAAGCCTCACCTGCCATTTGTGTTCCCTGACACCTTCCTCAAATATTACCCACAGGACGCTATTCGCCTACCTCCAAATCCCTACGCCCCAAACGACATGCCGGCGGTCGCCTGGTATAAGTATGGTGGTCTCAGGAGTTACAAGGACATCAACGCTCTACACGCCAGTGGTGACATCAACACAACTCTGCCCAACGACGTGGTGCTGTACTTGAGAAGAGCGTACTACAGCGCCTTGTCCTACACAGACTATGAACTGGGTAGAGTGATCGCCGAGCTGGAGAGTCTTGGACTCGCTAACAATACAATCATCTCTTTCTGGGGAGATCACGGCTGGCAACTTGGTGAACACGGAGAATGGTGCAAACAGACGAACTTTGAACTGGCTACGCATGCGCCAATGATGATCCATGTTCCGGGATTAACGGATCATGGAATTGTTACAGAACAGCTGACAGAATTCGTCGATCTGTTCCCAACACTGGTAGAGGCAGCTGGATTACCTCCCCTGCCCCTCTGTCCTGCTGACTCGGCAGATATCCGGCTGTGTAGAGAAGGGATGAGTCTGGTGCCGCTCATGAAGGACCCGACAGCGACGTGGAAGACGGCGGCGTTCTCCCAGTACCCGCGAGAAGAGAACTTCATCAAAATCATGGGCTACACGATGAGGACAAACAGATACAGATATACGGAGTGGCCGAGGTTTTCAGGCAAACCCGACTACAAACCAGACTGGACAACTCTCTTTGGAGCGGAACTGTATGACCACGTGACTGACCCTGAAGAAAACGTCAACCTCGCCAATGACCCAGCGTACAGGGACTTGAGAAATGAACTCAGTGAACAACTTAGAGCTGGTTGGCGTTCGGTGATGCCTGGAGTAAACTAA